A single Perca flavescens isolate YP-PL-M2 chromosome 2, PFLA_1.0, whole genome shotgun sequence DNA region contains:
- the gne gene encoding bifunctional UDP-N-acetylglucosamine 2-epimerase/N-acetylmannosamine kinase isoform X1, translated as MELYYLRMLRSREKMERKKMEEENQCKRKLKVCVATCNRADYSKLAPIMSGIKMHPDEFELEVVVLGSHLIDDYGNTFRMIEQDDFDIGSKLHTIVRGEDEAAMVESVGLALVKLPDVLQRLSPDILVIHGDRFDALALATAAALMNIRILHVEGGEVSGTIDDSIRHAISKLAHYHACCTRGAEQHLIAMCEDHTRILLAGCPVYDKLLSSNHRDDYMDIIKSWLGDDSQECEYIVALQHPVTTDIQHSIKIYGLMLDALLSFNKKTLILYPNIDAGSKEMVRVMRKKGIEQHPNFRAVKHIPFEQFIQLVKHAGCMIGNSSCGVREAGAFGTPVINLGTRQTGRETGENVLHVRDADTHNKIYHALELQFGKRYPCSKIYGDGNAVPRILKFLRAIDLNEPLQKTFCFPPVRDCISQDIDHILETQSALAVDLGGTNLRVAIVSMRGKIVRKYTQSNPKTFEARMQLMLKMCADAMQDTVSLNCRILGVGVSTGGRVNPQEGVVLHSTKLIQEWSSVDLRTPISDALHLPVWIDNDGNCAALAERKFGHGKGVENFVTVITGTGIGGGIIHHNELVHGSTFCAAELGHIMVSLEGPECSCGSTGCIEAYASGLALQREAKRLHDEDQLKVDGLDMKLTEPITAAHLINAARLGNSKADAVLNKASTALGIGIINILHIVNPTLVILSGVLASYYQAPVKRIILERALDSAQKIEVVTTDLEEPALLGAASMVLDYATRRLY; from the exons GAGTTATACTATCTAAGAATGCTGAGGAGCAGAGAAAAGATGGAGAGGAAAAAGATGGAAGAGGAGAATCag TGCAAGAGGAAGTTGAAGGTGTGTGTGGCGACATGCAACAGAGCAGACTATTCCAAGCTGGCCCCCATTATGTCTGGGATCAAAATGCACCCTGACGAGTTTGAACTGGAAGTTGTGGTGCTTGGCTCACATCTCATTGATGACTATGG GAACACTTTTCGTATGATCGAGCAGGATGACTTTGACATCGGCTCCAAGCTCCACACCATAGTGAGAGGAGAAGATGAGGCAGCCATGGTGGAGAGCGTTGGCCTGGCGCTTGTGAAACTCCCTGATGTTCTACAGAGGCTGTCCCCCGACATCCTCGTCATCCATGGTGACCGTTTTGACGCGCTGGCCCTAGCAACTGCTGCAGCGCTGATGAACATTAGAATACTTCAcgtggagggaggagag GTGAGCGGTACAATTGATGACTCAATCCGCCACGCCATCAGCAAACTGGCCCATTACCACGCCTGCTGCACGCGCGGGGCAGAGCAGCACCTCATCGCCATGTGCGAGGACCACACTCGCATCCTGCTGGCTGGCTGCCCTGTATATGATAAGCTGCTGTCAAGTAATCACAGAGACGACTACATGGATATCATCAAGAGCTGGCTGG GTGATGACTCGCAAGAGTGTGAATACATTGTGGCTTTGCAGCACCCAGTTACCACTGACATCCAGCACTCCATTAAGATCTATGGCCTGATGCTGGATGCCTTGCTGTCCTTCAACAAAAAGACCCTCATCCTCTACCCGAACATTGATGCCG gaagtaagGAGATGGTGCGTGTGATGCGAAAGAAGGGCATCGAGCAGCACCCCAATTTCCGGGCAGTAAAGCACATTCCCTTTGAGCAGTTCATCCAGCTGGTGAAGCACGCCGGCTGCATGATCGGAAACAGCAGCTGTGGTGTACGAGAGGCAGGGGCCTTTGGCACGCCTGTCATTAACCTGGGAACAAGGCAAACTGGCAGAGAAACGG GTGAAAATGTTCTACATGTCAGAGATGCCGACACTCACAATAAGATATACCACGCTCTGGAGCTGCAGTTTGGAAAGAGATACCCCTG CTCTAAGATTTATGGCGATGGCAATGCAGTTCCTCGTATTCTCAAGTTTTTACGGGCCATTGACCTGAATGAGCCCCTCCAGAAGACTTTCTGTTTTCCCCCGGTGAGAGACTGCATCTCCCAGGACATCGATCACATCCTGGAGACACAGAGCGCTCTGGCTGTTGACCTGGGCGGGACCAACCTCAGGGTGGCGATCGTCAGCATGAGG gGTAAGATAGTAAGGAAGTATACTCAGTCCAATCCAAAGACCTTTGAGGCCAGGATGCAGCTCATGTTAAAGATGTGTGCCGATGCCATGCAAGACACCGTCTCCCTCAACTGCAGAATACTCGGTGTTG GAGTGTCCACTGGCGGGCGTGTAAATCCCCAAGAAGGTGTGGTCCTGCACTCCACGAAGCTGATCCAGGAGTGGTCTTCAGTGGACCTGAGAACACCCATCTCCGACGCCCTGCACCTACCCGTCTGGATCGACAATGACGGCAACTGTGCTGCGTTGGCTGAAAGGAAGTTTGGTCACGGCAAGGGGGTGGAGAACTTTGTCACTGTCATCACAGGAACAG GTATTGGAGGAGGGATTATCCATCACAATGAGCTGGTTCACGGCAGTACCTTCTGCGCTGCAGAGCTGGGCCACATTATGGTTTCATTAGAAGGCCCAGAGTGTTCGTGTGGCAGCACAGGATGCATAGAGGCCTACGCGTCCGGCTTGGCCCTGCAGAGAGAGGCCAAAAGGCTGCACGATG AGGACCAGCTGAAGGTGGATGGGTTGGATATGAAGCTCACAGAGCCAATCACTGCTGCCCACCTCATCAACGCAGCCAGACTGGGGAATTCCAAAGCTGACGCTGTTCTGAACAAAG CCTCCACAGCGCTAGGTATAGGCATCATTAACATCCTCCACATAGTGAACCCCACGCTGGTGATTCTGTCCGGAGTCTTGGCCTCTTACTACCAGGCCCCAGTGAAGCGCATAATCTTGGAGAGAGCCCTCGACTCTGCACAGAAAATCGAGGTTGTCACAACAGACTTGGAGGAACCTGCTTTACTTGGAGCGGCCAGCATGGTGTTGGACTATGCAACCAGAAGGCTATATTGA
- the gne gene encoding bifunctional UDP-N-acetylglucosamine 2-epimerase/N-acetylmannosamine kinase isoform X2 has product MLRSREKMERKKMEEENQCKRKLKVCVATCNRADYSKLAPIMSGIKMHPDEFELEVVVLGSHLIDDYGNTFRMIEQDDFDIGSKLHTIVRGEDEAAMVESVGLALVKLPDVLQRLSPDILVIHGDRFDALALATAAALMNIRILHVEGGEVSGTIDDSIRHAISKLAHYHACCTRGAEQHLIAMCEDHTRILLAGCPVYDKLLSSNHRDDYMDIIKSWLGDDSQECEYIVALQHPVTTDIQHSIKIYGLMLDALLSFNKKTLILYPNIDAGSKEMVRVMRKKGIEQHPNFRAVKHIPFEQFIQLVKHAGCMIGNSSCGVREAGAFGTPVINLGTRQTGRETGENVLHVRDADTHNKIYHALELQFGKRYPCSKIYGDGNAVPRILKFLRAIDLNEPLQKTFCFPPVRDCISQDIDHILETQSALAVDLGGTNLRVAIVSMRGKIVRKYTQSNPKTFEARMQLMLKMCADAMQDTVSLNCRILGVGVSTGGRVNPQEGVVLHSTKLIQEWSSVDLRTPISDALHLPVWIDNDGNCAALAERKFGHGKGVENFVTVITGTGIGGGIIHHNELVHGSTFCAAELGHIMVSLEGPECSCGSTGCIEAYASGLALQREAKRLHDEDQLKVDGLDMKLTEPITAAHLINAARLGNSKADAVLNKASTALGIGIINILHIVNPTLVILSGVLASYYQAPVKRIILERALDSAQKIEVVTTDLEEPALLGAASMVLDYATRRLY; this is encoded by the exons ATGCTGAGGAGCAGAGAAAAGATGGAGAGGAAAAAGATGGAAGAGGAGAATCag TGCAAGAGGAAGTTGAAGGTGTGTGTGGCGACATGCAACAGAGCAGACTATTCCAAGCTGGCCCCCATTATGTCTGGGATCAAAATGCACCCTGACGAGTTTGAACTGGAAGTTGTGGTGCTTGGCTCACATCTCATTGATGACTATGG GAACACTTTTCGTATGATCGAGCAGGATGACTTTGACATCGGCTCCAAGCTCCACACCATAGTGAGAGGAGAAGATGAGGCAGCCATGGTGGAGAGCGTTGGCCTGGCGCTTGTGAAACTCCCTGATGTTCTACAGAGGCTGTCCCCCGACATCCTCGTCATCCATGGTGACCGTTTTGACGCGCTGGCCCTAGCAACTGCTGCAGCGCTGATGAACATTAGAATACTTCAcgtggagggaggagag GTGAGCGGTACAATTGATGACTCAATCCGCCACGCCATCAGCAAACTGGCCCATTACCACGCCTGCTGCACGCGCGGGGCAGAGCAGCACCTCATCGCCATGTGCGAGGACCACACTCGCATCCTGCTGGCTGGCTGCCCTGTATATGATAAGCTGCTGTCAAGTAATCACAGAGACGACTACATGGATATCATCAAGAGCTGGCTGG GTGATGACTCGCAAGAGTGTGAATACATTGTGGCTTTGCAGCACCCAGTTACCACTGACATCCAGCACTCCATTAAGATCTATGGCCTGATGCTGGATGCCTTGCTGTCCTTCAACAAAAAGACCCTCATCCTCTACCCGAACATTGATGCCG gaagtaagGAGATGGTGCGTGTGATGCGAAAGAAGGGCATCGAGCAGCACCCCAATTTCCGGGCAGTAAAGCACATTCCCTTTGAGCAGTTCATCCAGCTGGTGAAGCACGCCGGCTGCATGATCGGAAACAGCAGCTGTGGTGTACGAGAGGCAGGGGCCTTTGGCACGCCTGTCATTAACCTGGGAACAAGGCAAACTGGCAGAGAAACGG GTGAAAATGTTCTACATGTCAGAGATGCCGACACTCACAATAAGATATACCACGCTCTGGAGCTGCAGTTTGGAAAGAGATACCCCTG CTCTAAGATTTATGGCGATGGCAATGCAGTTCCTCGTATTCTCAAGTTTTTACGGGCCATTGACCTGAATGAGCCCCTCCAGAAGACTTTCTGTTTTCCCCCGGTGAGAGACTGCATCTCCCAGGACATCGATCACATCCTGGAGACACAGAGCGCTCTGGCTGTTGACCTGGGCGGGACCAACCTCAGGGTGGCGATCGTCAGCATGAGG gGTAAGATAGTAAGGAAGTATACTCAGTCCAATCCAAAGACCTTTGAGGCCAGGATGCAGCTCATGTTAAAGATGTGTGCCGATGCCATGCAAGACACCGTCTCCCTCAACTGCAGAATACTCGGTGTTG GAGTGTCCACTGGCGGGCGTGTAAATCCCCAAGAAGGTGTGGTCCTGCACTCCACGAAGCTGATCCAGGAGTGGTCTTCAGTGGACCTGAGAACACCCATCTCCGACGCCCTGCACCTACCCGTCTGGATCGACAATGACGGCAACTGTGCTGCGTTGGCTGAAAGGAAGTTTGGTCACGGCAAGGGGGTGGAGAACTTTGTCACTGTCATCACAGGAACAG GTATTGGAGGAGGGATTATCCATCACAATGAGCTGGTTCACGGCAGTACCTTCTGCGCTGCAGAGCTGGGCCACATTATGGTTTCATTAGAAGGCCCAGAGTGTTCGTGTGGCAGCACAGGATGCATAGAGGCCTACGCGTCCGGCTTGGCCCTGCAGAGAGAGGCCAAAAGGCTGCACGATG AGGACCAGCTGAAGGTGGATGGGTTGGATATGAAGCTCACAGAGCCAATCACTGCTGCCCACCTCATCAACGCAGCCAGACTGGGGAATTCCAAAGCTGACGCTGTTCTGAACAAAG CCTCCACAGCGCTAGGTATAGGCATCATTAACATCCTCCACATAGTGAACCCCACGCTGGTGATTCTGTCCGGAGTCTTGGCCTCTTACTACCAGGCCCCAGTGAAGCGCATAATCTTGGAGAGAGCCCTCGACTCTGCACAGAAAATCGAGGTTGTCACAACAGACTTGGAGGAACCTGCTTTACTTGGAGCGGCCAGCATGGTGTTGGACTATGCAACCAGAAGGCTATATTGA